The following coding sequences lie in one Lelliottia jeotgali genomic window:
- a CDS encoding Arabinose 5-phosphate isomerase, which yields MSQIELQPGFDFQKAGKEVLEIEREGLAQLDQYINQDFTHACEKIFSCSGKVVVMGMGKSGHIGRKMAATFASTGTSSFFVHPGEAAHGDLGMVTPQDVVIALSNSGESNEILALIPVLKRLHVPLICMTSRPESSMARAADVHLCVKVPKEACPLGLAPTSSTTAALVMGDALAVALLEARGFTPEDFALSHPGGALGRKLLLRVNDIMHTGAEIPHVSKDASLRDALLEITRKNLGMTVICDDLMKIEGIFTDGDLRRVFDMGVDVRTLGIADVMTPGGIRVRPGTLAVEVLNLMQSRHITSTMVADGDQLLGVVHMHDLLRAGVV from the coding sequence ATGTCGCAAATAGAATTGCAGCCGGGTTTTGACTTTCAGAAAGCAGGCAAAGAAGTTCTGGAGATTGAACGTGAAGGTCTGGCTCAGTTAGATCAATATATTAATCAGGACTTTACTCATGCATGCGAGAAAATATTCTCCTGTTCGGGCAAAGTCGTGGTGATGGGGATGGGCAAATCGGGTCACATTGGCCGCAAAATGGCCGCGACCTTTGCCAGTACCGGAACATCCTCTTTCTTCGTGCATCCAGGTGAAGCGGCGCACGGCGATCTCGGGATGGTCACGCCGCAAGATGTGGTTATTGCGCTGTCCAACTCCGGTGAATCCAACGAAATACTGGCGCTGATCCCCGTGCTGAAACGTCTGCACGTTCCACTCATTTGCATGACCAGCCGCCCAGAAAGCAGCATGGCGCGGGCGGCGGATGTTCACCTGTGCGTGAAAGTGCCGAAAGAAGCCTGCCCACTTGGCCTGGCACCGACCTCCAGTACCACCGCGGCGCTGGTGATGGGTGATGCGCTCGCCGTAGCCCTGCTCGAAGCGCGTGGATTCACCCCAGAAGATTTCGCCCTTTCCCACCCAGGCGGCGCGCTGGGACGTAAACTTCTGTTGCGGGTGAACGATATTATGCACACTGGCGCAGAGATCCCTCACGTCAGCAAAGACGCCTCGCTGCGTGATGCCTTACTGGAGATCACGCGTAAGAACCTCGGTATGACGGTCATCTGTGACGACCTGATGAAGATCGAAGGGATCTTCACCGACGGTGATTTACGTCGTGTGTTTGATATGGGCGTTGACGTGCGCACTTTAGGCATCGCCGACGTCATGACACCCGGCGGGATCCGGGTGCGTCCCGGAACGCTGGCGGTTGAAGTTCTAAACCTGATGCAGTCTCGTCATATTACCTCAACCATGGTTGCCGATGGCGACCAACTGCTGGGTGTGGTACATATGCATGATCTTCTGCGCGCAGGCGTAGTGTAA
- a CDS encoding 3-deoxy-D-manno-octulosonate 8-phosphate phosphatase — MSNAGASLATCYGPVSTQMMAQAEKIRLLILDVDGVLSDGLIFMGNNGEELKAFNVRDGYGIRCAITSGIEVAIITGRKAKLVEDRCETLGITHLYQGQSDKMVAFRDLLAKLAIAPENVAYVGDDLIDWPVMAEVGLSIAVADAHPLLIPRADYVTRINGGRGAVREVCDLLLLAQGKLDEAKGQSI; from the coding sequence ATGAGTAATGCGGGTGCATCCCTTGCAACCTGTTATGGCCCAGTCAGTACGCAAATGATGGCGCAGGCAGAAAAAATCCGCCTGCTGATTCTGGATGTTGATGGCGTACTGTCCGATGGCTTAATTTTTATGGGCAATAATGGCGAAGAGCTGAAAGCCTTTAATGTACGCGACGGCTACGGAATTCGCTGTGCGATCACATCCGGTATCGAAGTTGCTATCATCACCGGACGTAAGGCTAAACTGGTAGAAGATCGCTGCGAAACATTGGGCATCACCCATTTGTATCAAGGCCAATCCGACAAAATGGTAGCGTTCAGGGATTTACTGGCGAAGCTTGCCATCGCACCTGAGAACGTAGCTTATGTTGGGGACGATCTGATCGACTGGCCAGTCATGGCCGAAGTCGGTTTGAGTATCGCCGTTGCCGACGCCCATCCTCTTTTGATCCCGCGCGCTGACTATGTCACCCGGATCAATGGCGGTCGCGGCGCCGTTCGTGAAGTATGCGATTTATTGTTGCTGGCGCAGGGCAAGCTTGATGAGGCCAAAGGGCAATCGATATGA
- a CDS encoding Uncharacterized protein YrbK (clustered with lipopolysaccharide transporters) — protein sequence MSKTRRWVIILLSLAVLVLIGVNIADRDDTPDEVVNTNDPTYKSDHSDTVVYSPEGALNYRLIAQHVEYFSDDGISWFTQPVMTTFDTNKIPTWSIKSDRAKLTNDRMLYLYGHVEVNALTPDSQLRKITTDNAQINLVTQDVTSQDLVTLYGTTFNSSGLRMRGNLRSKNAELIEKVRTSYEIQNKQTQP from the coding sequence ATGAGTAAAACCAGACGTTGGGTTATCATTCTGCTTTCACTGGCCGTGCTGGTCCTGATTGGCGTGAATATCGCTGACCGCGACGATACGCCCGATGAAGTCGTTAATACCAACGACCCAACCTACAAAAGCGATCACAGCGATACGGTAGTTTATAGCCCGGAAGGTGCCCTGAACTACCGTCTGATTGCGCAGCATGTAGAATATTTTTCCGATGACGGTATCTCGTGGTTCACCCAACCGGTGATGACCACATTTGATACCAACAAAATTCCGACGTGGTCGATTAAATCTGACCGGGCAAAATTGACGAATGACCGTATGCTTTATCTGTATGGTCATGTTGAAGTCAATGCTCTGACGCCAGACTCTCAACTGCGCAAAATTACTACGGATAACGCCCAGATAAACCTGGTCACCCAGGATGTCACGTCGCAGGATCTGGTGACGTTATACGGCACAACATTTAATTCCAGCGGTTTAAGAATGCGCGGGAACTTACGCAGCAAAAACGCCGAGCTGATTGAAAAGGTTAGAACCTCCTATGAAATTCAAAACAAACAAACTCAGCCTTAA
- a CDS encoding LptA, protein essential for LPS transport across the periplasm, with protein MKFKTNKLSLKFIIASALLAASLPALAVTGDTEQPIHIESDTQSLDMQGNVVTFTGNVVMTQGTIKINADKVVVTRPGGEQGKEIIDGYGNPATFYQMQDNGKPVKGHASHMHYELAKDLVILTGNAYLEQLDSNITGDKITYLVKEQKMQAFSDKGKRVTTVLVPSQLQDKNKDQAPAQKKSN; from the coding sequence ATGAAATTCAAAACAAACAAACTCAGCCTTAAATTTATCATTGCCAGCGCGCTGCTGGCCGCCAGTCTCCCCGCGCTTGCTGTGACGGGCGACACTGAGCAGCCGATTCATATCGAATCTGACACGCAGTCGCTTGATATGCAGGGTAACGTCGTCACCTTCACTGGCAACGTCGTCATGACCCAAGGCACGATCAAAATCAATGCCGATAAAGTGGTTGTCACCCGTCCGGGCGGCGAGCAGGGCAAAGAGATTATTGATGGCTACGGCAATCCGGCAACGTTCTATCAAATGCAGGATAACGGCAAGCCAGTGAAAGGCCATGCATCTCATATGCACTATGAGCTGGCGAAAGATCTCGTCATCCTGACCGGGAATGCCTATCTGGAACAGCTGGATAGCAATATCACCGGCGATAAGATCACGTATCTGGTGAAAGAGCAGAAAATGCAGGCATTCAGCGACAAAGGTAAGCGCGTCACCACCGTTCTGGTTCCGTCTCAGCTGCAAGACAAGAACAAAGACCAGGCCCCGGCACAGAAAAAGAGTAACTAA
- a CDS encoding Lipopolysaccharide ABC transporter, ATP-binding protein LptB, translating into MATLTAKNLAKAYKGRRVVEDVSLTVNSGEIVGLLGPNGAGKTTTFYMVVGIVPRDAGNIIIDDEDISLLPLHARARRGIGYLPQEASIFRRLSVFDNLMAVLQIRDDLTSEQRQDRANELMEEFHIEHLRDSLGQALSGGERRRVEIARALAANPKFILLDEPFAGVDPISVIDIKRIIEHLRDSGLGVLITDHNVRETLAVCERAYIVSQGHLIAHGTPLEILEDEHVKRVYLGEDFRL; encoded by the coding sequence ATGGCAACTTTAACTGCAAAGAACCTCGCCAAAGCCTATAAAGGCCGCCGCGTCGTGGAAGATGTCAGTCTGACCGTGAACTCCGGCGAAATCGTTGGCCTGTTGGGTCCAAACGGTGCGGGTAAAACCACCACCTTTTATATGGTGGTCGGGATTGTCCCGCGCGATGCTGGCAACATTATCATTGATGATGAAGACATCAGTCTTCTGCCACTGCATGCGCGTGCCCGTCGCGGTATTGGCTATTTGCCGCAGGAAGCGTCGATTTTCCGCCGCCTGAGCGTATTCGACAACCTGATGGCGGTTCTGCAAATCCGTGACGATTTGACCTCCGAGCAGCGTCAGGATCGTGCAAATGAGCTGATGGAAGAGTTCCACATCGAACATTTACGCGACAGCCTGGGCCAGGCCCTTTCCGGTGGTGAACGCCGCCGCGTCGAAATAGCCCGTGCCCTGGCAGCAAATCCGAAATTTATCCTGCTGGATGAACCTTTTGCGGGCGTCGACCCAATCTCCGTTATCGACATCAAGCGTATTATCGAGCATTTGCGCGACAGCGGCCTCGGTGTGCTCATCACTGACCACAACGTACGTGAAACGTTGGCGGTTTGTGAACGTGCTTATATCGTCAGCCAGGGCCATTTAATCGCCCACGGCACTCCGTTAGAAATTCTCGAAGACGAGCATGTGAAGCGTGTGTACCTTGGGGAAGACTTCAGACTCTGA
- a CDS encoding RNA polymerase factor sigma-54 gives MTPQLQQAIRLLQLSTLELQQELQQALDSNPLLEQTDLHDEVDTQEKQDTESLDTADALEQKEMPDELPLDASWDEIYTAGTPSGTRADYQDDELPVYQGETTQSLQDYLMWQVELTPFTETDRAIATSIVDAVDDTGYLTVSLEDILESVGNGDIDLDEIEAVLKRIQRFDPVGVAAKDLRDCLLIQLSQFAKETPWIDEARLIISEHLDLLANHDFRSLMRVTRLKEDVLKEAVNLIQSLDPRPGQSIQTSEPEYVIPDVLVRKHNERWTVELNSDSIPRLQINQQYASMCTSVRNDSDNQYIRSNLQEARWLIKSLESRNDTLLRVSRCIVEQQQAFFEKGEEFMKPMVLADIAQAVEMHESTISRVTTQKYLHSPRGIFELKYFFSSHVNTEGGGEASSTAIRALVKKLIAAENPAKPLSDSKLTTMLSDQGIMVARRTVAKYRESLSIPPSNQRKQLV, from the coding sequence ATGACGCCACAGCTACAACAGGCGATCCGTCTGTTGCAGTTGTCCACGTTAGAACTTCAGCAGGAACTCCAGCAAGCGCTGGATAGCAATCCTCTGCTGGAGCAAACCGATCTTCATGACGAGGTAGATACCCAGGAAAAGCAGGACACCGAATCCCTTGATACGGCAGATGCTCTCGAACAAAAAGAGATGCCGGACGAGTTACCGTTAGACGCCAGCTGGGATGAAATCTACACCGCCGGAACCCCTTCCGGCACACGTGCTGATTACCAGGATGACGAGCTTCCGGTTTATCAGGGCGAAACCACCCAGTCGTTACAGGATTACCTGATGTGGCAGGTGGAGCTCACGCCTTTCACCGAAACCGATCGCGCGATTGCCACCTCCATTGTGGATGCCGTGGATGATACGGGCTATTTGACCGTCTCTCTGGAAGACATTCTTGAGAGCGTGGGCAACGGCGATATTGATCTTGATGAGATCGAAGCGGTTCTGAAACGCATCCAACGTTTTGACCCGGTCGGCGTGGCAGCAAAGGATCTGCGTGATTGCCTGTTGATCCAACTTTCGCAATTTGCAAAAGAAACACCGTGGATTGATGAGGCCCGACTGATCATCAGCGAACATTTAGATCTGCTGGCGAATCATGATTTCCGATCCCTGATGCGTGTCACGCGCCTCAAAGAGGACGTGTTGAAAGAGGCGGTGAATCTGATTCAGTCGCTTGACCCGCGCCCCGGACAATCTATCCAGACCAGCGAACCTGAATACGTGATTCCTGACGTTCTGGTCAGAAAGCACAACGAACGCTGGACGGTAGAACTGAACTCCGACAGCATTCCTCGCCTGCAAATTAATCAGCAGTACGCCTCCATGTGCACCAGCGTGCGCAACGACTCCGACAATCAATATATTCGTAGCAATCTTCAGGAAGCGCGATGGCTGATCAAAAGCCTTGAGAGCCGAAATGATACGTTGCTACGTGTCAGTCGCTGTATTGTGGAACAGCAGCAGGCGTTTTTTGAAAAGGGCGAAGAGTTTATGAAACCGATGGTGCTGGCGGATATCGCTCAGGCCGTCGAGATGCACGAATCGACCATTTCGCGCGTGACCACGCAGAAGTATCTGCACAGCCCGCGCGGCATTTTTGAGCTTAAGTATTTCTTCTCCAGCCATGTGAATACCGAAGGCGGCGGCGAAGCCTCGTCAACGGCTATTCGAGCACTGGTGAAGAAGTTGATCGCAGCGGAAAACCCCGCGAAGCCACTGAGTGACAGTAAGTTAACCACCATGCTGTCCGACCAGGGTATTATGGTGGCACGTCGAACTGTTGCGAAGTATCGAGAGTCTTTATCCATTCCGCCGTCTAACCAGCGTAAACAACTGGTTTGA
- a CDS encoding Ribosome hibernation protein YhbH: MQLNITGHNVEITEALRDFVNTKFAKLEQYFERINQVYIVLKVEKVTHISDATLHINGGEIHASAEGQDMYAAIDGLIDKLARQLNKHKDKLKQH; the protein is encoded by the coding sequence ATGCAGCTCAACATCACAGGACACAACGTCGAGATCACTGAAGCCTTACGCGATTTTGTGAATACGAAATTCGCCAAGCTTGAACAGTATTTCGAGAGGATCAATCAGGTCTACATTGTGTTGAAAGTGGAGAAAGTGACTCATATCTCGGATGCAACCCTGCATATAAACGGGGGTGAAATCCATGCCAGTGCGGAAGGGCAAGACATGTATGCGGCTATCGACGGCTTGATTGACAAGTTGGCACGGCAGCTTAATAAACATAAAGATAAACTGAAACAACACTAA
- a CDS encoding PTS sugar transporter subunit IIA, which yields MMNNDSSLQLSSVLNQECTRSGVHCQSKKRALEIISELAAKQLSLPPQVVFEAILTREKMGSTGIGNGIAIPHGKLEEDTLRAVGVFVQLETPIAFDAIDNQPVDLLFALLVPADQTKTHLHTLSLVAKRLADKTICRRLRAAQSDEELYQIITEAEGNQDDA from the coding sequence ATGATGAACAACGATTCCTCGCTTCAATTGAGTAGTGTCCTTAACCAGGAATGTACCCGCAGTGGCGTTCACTGTCAGAGCAAAAAACGGGCTCTGGAAATTATCAGTGAACTGGCTGCAAAACAGTTAAGCCTGCCGCCTCAGGTGGTGTTCGAAGCTATTCTGACCCGTGAAAAAATGGGCAGTACCGGCATCGGCAATGGCATTGCCATTCCGCATGGCAAACTGGAAGAAGACACATTGCGCGCCGTGGGCGTCTTTGTGCAGCTCGAAACGCCAATCGCCTTTGATGCGATTGATAACCAGCCGGTTGATTTGCTGTTCGCGTTACTGGTGCCCGCTGACCAGACCAAAACCCATCTGCATACGCTTTCGCTGGTGGCTAAACGTCTGGCAGATAAAACCATTTGCCGCCGTCTGCGCGCAGCCCAAAGTGATGAAGAGTTGTACCAAATTATCACCGAAGCGGAAGGCAATCAGGATGATGCGTAA
- a CDS encoding Phosphocarrier protein, nitrogen regulation associated translates to MTVKHTVEITNKLGMHARPAMKLFELMQGFDAEVLLRNDEGTEAEANSVIALLMLDSAKGRQIEVEATGPQEVEALAAVVALFNAGFDED, encoded by the coding sequence ATGACCGTAAAACATACTGTTGAAATCACCAATAAGCTGGGCATGCACGCCCGCCCGGCGATGAAGTTGTTTGAACTGATGCAGGGATTTGACGCTGAAGTGCTGCTGCGTAACGATGAAGGCACCGAGGCCGAAGCCAATAGCGTGATTGCGCTGCTGATGCTGGATTCGGCAAAAGGACGTCAGATTGAAGTAGAAGCGACCGGCCCGCAGGAAGTGGAAGCGCTGGCAGCGGTGGTCGCGCTGTTCAACGCCGGATTTGATGAGGACTGA
- a CDS encoding Monofunctional biosynthetic peptidoglycan transglycosylase has product MSKKRSPVGWVKRILLRAVLVLAVFWGGGIALFSILPVPFSAVMVERQLGAWLTGDFSYVAHSDWVSMDEISPWMGLAVIAAEDQKFPDHWGFDISSIEKALAHNERNENRVRGASTLSQQTAKNLFLWDGRSWVRKGLEAGLTLGMETVWSKKRILTVYLNIAEFGDGVFGVEAAAQRYFHKPASRLTISEAALLAAVLPNPIRFKANAPSGYVHSRQAWIMRQMRQLGGEAFMTGNKLY; this is encoded by the coding sequence GTGAGTAAAAAAAGGTCGCCTGTCGGCTGGGTGAAACGCATTTTGCTGCGCGCAGTGCTGGTTCTGGCCGTCTTTTGGGGCGGTGGTATCGCGCTATTCAGTATTCTGCCGGTGCCGTTTTCTGCGGTAATGGTAGAGCGGCAGCTCGGCGCGTGGCTGACGGGCGATTTCAGCTATGTGGCGCACTCTGACTGGGTAAGTATGGACGAGATTTCCCCGTGGATGGGGCTGGCGGTGATTGCGGCAGAAGATCAGAAATTCCCGGACCACTGGGGTTTTGATATCTCTTCGATTGAAAAAGCGCTGGCGCATAATGAGCGCAACGAAAACCGCGTGCGCGGCGCGTCGACGCTCTCTCAGCAAACGGCGAAAAACCTGTTTTTGTGGGATGGACGAAGCTGGGTGCGAAAAGGGCTGGAAGCTGGCCTGACGTTGGGCATGGAAACGGTGTGGAGTAAAAAACGCATCCTGACGGTGTACCTGAATATCGCCGAGTTTGGTGATGGCGTGTTTGGCGTCGAGGCGGCAGCACAGCGCTATTTCCACAAACCCGCCAGTCGCCTGACGATCTCCGAGGCTGCACTTCTGGCGGCCGTTCTACCCAATCCAATTCGCTTTAAAGCGAATGCCCCGTCAGGGTATGTCCACAGCCGTCAGGCGTGGATTATGCGCCAGATGCGCCAGCTAGGCGGGGAAGCGTTTATGACGGGGAATAAATTGTATTAG
- a CDS encoding Sigma cross-reacting protein 27A → MKKVGVVLSGCGVYDGAEIHESVLTLLALAKQGAEAVCFAPDKNQLDVINHLTGEPMSETRNVLIEAARIARGNIQPLSLASADELDALIVPGGFGAAKNLSNFASQGSECRVDDGLKNLAQMMHAAGKPLGFMCIAPAMLPKIFDFPLRLTIGTDIDTAELIEEMGGEHVPCPVEDIVVDEDNKIVTTPAYMLAQNIAEAAIGIEKLVERVLVLSR, encoded by the coding sequence ATGAAAAAGGTGGGTGTAGTACTGAGCGGATGCGGCGTTTATGACGGCGCAGAAATTCACGAATCAGTTCTGACGCTGCTCGCGCTGGCGAAGCAGGGCGCAGAAGCTGTCTGTTTTGCGCCAGATAAAAATCAGCTGGATGTCATCAATCATCTTACCGGTGAGCCGATGTCCGAAACGCGTAATGTTCTGATTGAAGCGGCGCGTATCGCTCGCGGCAATATCCAGCCTCTGTCACTGGCCAGCGCCGATGAACTGGATGCCCTGATCGTGCCTGGTGGTTTTGGCGCGGCAAAAAATTTGAGCAATTTTGCGAGCCAGGGCAGCGAATGTCGGGTCGATGACGGGCTGAAAAATTTGGCCCAGATGATGCACGCTGCGGGGAAACCGCTGGGTTTCATGTGCATCGCCCCCGCGATGTTGCCTAAAATTTTTGATTTCCCGCTGCGCCTCACTATCGGCACCGATATCGATACGGCTGAGTTGATCGAAGAGATGGGCGGTGAGCACGTGCCTTGCCCGGTGGAAGACATCGTTGTCGACGAGGACAATAAAATCGTCACCACTCCAGCGTATATGCTGGCGCAAAACATCGCGGAAGCGGCAATCGGTATTGAGAAGCTGGTTGAACGTGTACTGGTGCTTTCCCGGTGA